The following proteins are encoded in a genomic region of Rubrobacter xylanophilus DSM 9941:
- the cofC gene encoding 2-phospho-L-lactate guanylyltransferase yields the protein MSVFAVVPVKELRGAKSRLGAVLDPVGRAGLTLHMLRRVVPALRGAGLRRVLVVSPDPAVLEEARLLGAAGLRQEGFGLNAALEEGRRRALEEGAGALLALPADLPLIEPADVAALLEVAGEGPCAVISPDDARSGTNALLLRPPGALPFSFGPGSFGVHLQAALRRGVRVRVCERPNVAFDLDSPEDLARLEASGGVQYRPRRA from the coding sequence GTGAGCGTCTTCGCGGTCGTCCCGGTGAAGGAGCTGCGGGGGGCCAAGAGCCGGCTCGGGGCGGTCCTCGACCCGGTGGGCCGGGCGGGCCTGACGCTGCACATGCTGCGGCGGGTCGTTCCGGCGCTGCGGGGCGCGGGGTTGCGGCGGGTGCTGGTGGTGAGCCCGGATCCCGCGGTGCTGGAGGAGGCGCGGCTGCTGGGGGCGGCGGGGCTCCGGCAGGAGGGCTTCGGGCTCAACGCCGCGCTGGAGGAGGGGCGGCGGCGGGCGCTGGAGGAGGGGGCGGGGGCCCTCCTCGCGCTGCCCGCCGACCTGCCGCTCATCGAGCCCGCCGACGTGGCGGCGCTGCTCGAGGTCGCGGGGGAGGGGCCGTGCGCCGTGATCTCGCCGGACGATGCCCGCTCGGGGACGAACGCCCTGCTGCTGCGGCCCCCGGGGGCGCTCCCCTTCTCCTTCGGCCCTGGCAGCTTCGGGGTGCACCTGCAGGCCGCTCTGCGGCGGGGCGTCCGGGTGCGCGTCTGCGAGCGGCCCAACGTGGCCTTCGACCTGGACTCCCCGGAGGATCTCGCCCGGCTCGAGGCCTCCGGAGGGGTGCAATACCGGCCCCGGAGGGCTTAA
- the cofD gene encoding 2-phospho-L-lactate transferase: MRVVALAGGVGGAKLAAGLQEALPAGELAVVVNTADDFELWGLHISPDLDTVMYTLAGLANPETGWGVRGDTFASLEMLGRYGEDTWFRLGDRDLATHILRTARLREGRTPTEVAASLAGALGVPSRLLPMCDERVRTVVQTPEGTLEFQEYFVRRGQRDEVLAVRFRGVEAARPTPAVREALAAAELVVFCPSNPVVSIGPILEVPGMREALAASPAPKVAVSPIVGGRALKGPADRMMFSLGHEPSARGVARMYGGLVDGMVVDRADGGERADVEGLGMEVLVTGTVMRDAADRARLAREVLEFGRGLG; the protein is encoded by the coding sequence GGGCTGCAGGAGGCCCTCCCGGCGGGGGAGCTGGCCGTGGTGGTCAACACCGCCGACGACTTCGAGCTGTGGGGGCTCCACATCTCCCCGGACCTCGACACCGTCATGTACACCCTCGCCGGGCTCGCCAACCCCGAGACGGGCTGGGGCGTCCGGGGGGACACCTTCGCCTCCCTGGAGATGCTCGGGCGCTACGGGGAGGACACCTGGTTCCGGCTCGGCGACAGGGACCTTGCGACCCACATCCTGCGCACCGCCCGGCTCCGGGAGGGGAGGACGCCGACCGAGGTCGCGGCCTCCCTCGCGGGGGCGCTCGGGGTGCCGAGCCGCCTGCTCCCGATGTGCGACGAGCGGGTCCGCACGGTGGTGCAGACGCCGGAGGGGACGCTGGAGTTCCAGGAGTACTTTGTCCGGCGGGGCCAGCGCGACGAGGTGCTCGCGGTGCGCTTCCGGGGCGTGGAGGCGGCGCGGCCCACCCCGGCCGTCCGGGAGGCGCTCGCCGCGGCGGAGCTCGTCGTCTTCTGTCCCTCCAACCCGGTGGTGAGCATCGGCCCCATCCTGGAGGTGCCCGGGATGAGGGAGGCGCTCGCGGCCTCCCCGGCCCCGAAGGTCGCGGTGAGCCCCATCGTGGGCGGGCGGGCGCTCAAGGGGCCGGCGGACCGCATGATGTTCTCCCTGGGGCACGAGCCCTCGGCCCGCGGGGTGGCCCGGATGTACGGGGGGCTGGTGGACGGGATGGTCGTGGACCGGGCCGACGGGGGCGAGAGGGCGGACGTGGAGGGGCTGGGGATGGAGGTTCTGGTCACGGGGACCGTGATGCGGGACGCCGCAGACCGGGCGCGCCTGGCGCGGGAGGTGCTGGAGTTCGGGCGGGGGCTGGGGTGA
- a CDS encoding 3-deoxy-7-phosphoheptulonate synthase → MRTSDLRVESIRPLIPPAILLEELPLSEDGALTVSRAREEIVRILEGEDDRLIAVVGPCSVHDTSAALEYARRLRGLAEELRGELCVIMRVYFEKPRTTVGWKGLINDPHLDGSFAVNEGLRMARGLLLDVAELGLPAGCEFLDPISPQYFTDAVAWAAIGARTTESQVHRQLASGLSMPVGFKNGTGGGVQIAVDAVRAAAHPHSFPGVTRQGLAAVVTTTGNPDCHVILRGGRSGPNYDERSVGEALEALRRAGLPPRLMVDASHANSGKDYRRQPLVIRDVADQVARGQRGIVGVMLESFLVEGSQELTDRSRLTYGQSITDSCMGWEMTVPTLRELAEAVRARRTVRVG, encoded by the coding sequence GTGAGAACCAGTGATCTGCGCGTAGAGAGCATCCGACCCCTGATCCCGCCCGCCATCCTCCTGGAGGAGCTCCCCCTCTCGGAGGACGGGGCCCTCACGGTGAGCCGGGCGCGGGAGGAGATAGTGCGCATCCTCGAGGGCGAGGACGACCGCCTCATCGCCGTGGTCGGCCCCTGCTCGGTGCACGACACCTCGGCGGCGCTGGAGTACGCCCGGCGGCTGCGGGGGCTCGCGGAGGAGCTGCGCGGGGAGCTCTGCGTGATCATGCGGGTGTACTTCGAGAAGCCCCGGACCACGGTCGGGTGGAAGGGGCTCATCAACGACCCGCACCTGGACGGGAGCTTCGCCGTGAACGAGGGGCTCAGGATGGCGCGCGGCCTGCTGCTCGACGTGGCGGAGCTGGGATTGCCCGCCGGCTGCGAGTTTCTGGACCCCATCTCGCCGCAGTACTTCACCGACGCGGTGGCCTGGGCGGCCATCGGGGCGCGCACCACCGAGAGCCAGGTGCACCGGCAGCTGGCCTCCGGCCTCTCCATGCCGGTGGGCTTCAAGAACGGCACCGGCGGCGGGGTGCAGATAGCGGTGGACGCGGTGCGCGCCGCCGCCCACCCGCACAGCTTCCCCGGGGTGACCCGGCAGGGGCTCGCGGCGGTCGTCACCACCACCGGCAACCCGGACTGCCACGTCATCCTGCGCGGCGGCAGGAGCGGCCCGAACTACGACGAGCGGAGCGTCGGGGAGGCCCTGGAGGCGCTGCGCCGGGCCGGCCTCCCGCCCCGCCTGATGGTGGACGCCAGCCACGCCAACAGCGGCAAGGACTACCGCCGGCAGCCGCTCGTGATCCGGGACGTGGCCGACCAGGTCGCCCGGGGCCAGAGGGGGATCGTGGGCGTGATGCTGGAGAGCTTCCTGGTCGAGGGGAGCCAGGAGCTCACGGACCGCTCCCGGCTGACCTACGGCCAGAGCATCACCGACTCCTGCATGGGCTGGGAGATGACGGTCCCCACCCTGCGCGAGCTGGCCGAGGCGGTCAGGGCCCGGCGCACCGTCCGCGTCGGCTGA
- the cofE gene encoding coenzyme F420-0:L-glutamate ligase gives MEILPVEGLPEVRPGDDLAALLLASAGEDLAPGDVLVVTHKVVSKAEGRLVDLREVRPSPLAKSFAARHGKDPRHVEVVLRESRRIVRMERGLIISETHHGFVCANAGVDASNVPGEETVCLLPLDPDASAARLARDVRERAGLELPVVISDSFGRPWRNGIANVAIGLCGMSPFADYRGQRDPHGRTLEASVLAVADELAAAAELVMGKTSAVPAAVVRNYPYHPGPGTAKDLLMEPEKDLFR, from the coding sequence GTGGAGATCCTGCCGGTCGAGGGACTCCCCGAGGTGCGCCCCGGGGACGACCTCGCCGCCCTGCTTCTGGCCTCCGCCGGGGAAGACCTCGCCCCCGGCGACGTGCTGGTGGTTACGCACAAGGTCGTGAGCAAGGCCGAGGGCCGCCTGGTGGACCTCCGGGAGGTGAGGCCCTCCCCGCTCGCCAAGTCCTTCGCCGCCCGCCACGGGAAGGACCCCCGCCACGTGGAGGTCGTGCTGCGCGAGAGCCGCCGCATCGTGCGGATGGAGCGCGGCCTGATCATCTCGGAGACCCATCACGGCTTCGTGTGCGCCAACGCCGGCGTCGACGCCTCCAACGTCCCCGGCGAGGAGACCGTCTGCCTGCTCCCGCTCGACCCGGACGCCTCCGCCGCCCGCCTCGCCCGGGATGTGCGCGAGCGCGCCGGCCTCGAGCTCCCCGTCGTCATCTCCGACTCCTTCGGCCGCCCCTGGAGAAACGGGATCGCCAACGTGGCCATCGGGCTCTGCGGCATGAGCCCCTTCGCCGACTACCGCGGCCAGAGAGACCCCCACGGCCGCACCCTCGAGGCCAGCGTGCTCGCCGTGGCCGACGAGCTCGCCGCCGCGGCCGAGCTCGTCATGGGGAAGACCTCCGCGGTGCCGGCCGCCGTGGTGCGCAACTACCCTTACCACCCCGGCCCCGGGACCGCGAAAGACCTCCTCATGGAGCCCGAGAAAGACCTGTTCCGGTAA